Proteins encoded together in one Juglans regia cultivar Chandler chromosome 9, Walnut 2.0, whole genome shotgun sequence window:
- the LOC108993248 gene encoding vesicle-associated protein 4-1-like isoform X1 translates to MALADHHHHRTHSDLKLFRLCPFWQSGNTSSSSSSTQNLTHSNRGQGNHSSRQADGPISKSSSKTVSSVARSLLPPRRRLRLDPANNLYFPNEPGKQVKSAIRLKNTSRSHVAFKFQTTAPKSCYMRPPGGILSPGESIIATVFKFVEHIENNEKPADQKSKIKFKIMSLKVKGGVEYVPELFDEQKDQVIVERILRVVFIDLERPSPALDKLKRQLAEAEAALEARKKPPIDTGPRVVGDGLVIDEWKERREKYLARQQVEAVESA, encoded by the exons ATGGCCCTAGCGGACCACCACCATCACAGGACACACTCCGACCTGAAGCTCTTCAGGCTCTGCCCTTTTTGGCAATCGGGGAACACGTCGTCGTCTTCCTCCTCTACGCAGAACCTTACGCATAGTAACCGCGGCCAGGGGAACCATAGCAGCCGACAAGCGGACGGGCCAATTTCAAAGTCGTCCTCCAAAACCGTGTCGTCTGTGGCGCGATCGCTGCTCCCTCCTCGGCGTAGGCTCCGGCTCGACCCTGCCAACAACCTGTACTTCCCAA ATGAGCCGGGTAAACAGGTTAAAAGCGCGATCAGATTGAAGAACACTAGCAGGTCTCATGTAGCTTTTAAG TTTCAAACTACAGCACCAAAGAGTTGTTATATGCGTCCACCTGGTGGCATCCTTTCTCCTGGAGAAAGTATCATTGCAACTG TGTTCAAGTTTGTGGAGCATATTGAGAACAATGAAAAACCAGCGGACCAGAAGAGCAAGATTAAATTCAAGATCATGAGTCTGAAGGTGAAAGGAGGAGTTGAGTATGTACCTGAATTG TTTGATGAACAAAAGGATCAAGTAATAGTTGAGCGAATTTTGCGGGTTGTTTTTATAGACTTGGAGCGTCCTAGTCCT GCTTTGGATAAACTGAAGCGTCAATTAGCTGAAGCTGAGGCTGCACTTGAAGCACGCAAGAAGCCTCCCATAGACACAGGACCTCGGGTAGTTGGGGACGGGCTTGTAATAGATGAATGG AAAGAGCGGAGGGAGAAATATCTGGCGCGGCAACAGGTTGAAGCAGTGGAGTCAGCGTAA
- the LOC108993248 gene encoding vesicle-associated protein 4-1-like isoform X2 — MALADHHHHRTHSDLKLFRLCPFWQSGNTSSSSSSTQNLTHSNRGQGNHSSRQADGPISKSSSKTVSSVARSLLPPRRRLRLDPANNLYFPNEPGKQVKSAIRLKNTSRSHVAFKFQTTAPKSCYMRPPGGILSPGESIIATVFKFVEHIENNEKPADQKSKIKFKIMSLKVKGGVEYVPELFDEQKDQVTIPLVSSGIKISWLFESVQLS; from the exons ATGGCCCTAGCGGACCACCACCATCACAGGACACACTCCGACCTGAAGCTCTTCAGGCTCTGCCCTTTTTGGCAATCGGGGAACACGTCGTCGTCTTCCTCCTCTACGCAGAACCTTACGCATAGTAACCGCGGCCAGGGGAACCATAGCAGCCGACAAGCGGACGGGCCAATTTCAAAGTCGTCCTCCAAAACCGTGTCGTCTGTGGCGCGATCGCTGCTCCCTCCTCGGCGTAGGCTCCGGCTCGACCCTGCCAACAACCTGTACTTCCCAA ATGAGCCGGGTAAACAGGTTAAAAGCGCGATCAGATTGAAGAACACTAGCAGGTCTCATGTAGCTTTTAAG TTTCAAACTACAGCACCAAAGAGTTGTTATATGCGTCCACCTGGTGGCATCCTTTCTCCTGGAGAAAGTATCATTGCAACTG TGTTCAAGTTTGTGGAGCATATTGAGAACAATGAAAAACCAGCGGACCAGAAGAGCAAGATTAAATTCAAGATCATGAGTCTGAAGGTGAAAGGAGGAGTTGAGTATGTACCTGAATTG TTTGATGAACAAAAGGATCAAGTTACTATTCCGCTAGTTAGTAGTGGGATTAAAATCTCTTGGCTGTTTGAATCCGTGCAACTGTCCTAA
- the LOC108993240 gene encoding transcription factor MYB41-like, which translates to MGKSPCRDEREGLKKGPWTVEEDRKLLDYIQKHGHGRWRILPNNAGLKRCGKSCRLRWTNYLRPDIKRGRFSFEEEDTIIQLHGVLGNKWSAIAAHLPGRTDNEIKNYWNTHIRKRLLRMGIDPVTHTPRLDLLELYSILSSSLYHSSQLNNFPSQQPGVGPLGNPNLQGLATADHLLSPQYKTTEITSQYDPQQNQYHNTLVSNQFQSSHPIHELNTSTYAAQVNQLHSAVQETRPCAASHALSTPFRREPQLTQAKLEQLSPNLTNFIRQNALTNLWPSMGDQPNLARNDFPLQNVDSIIDPQLENEILQTRNNIDQQIPNYSFGSLTTTTSPSPTPLSSTTGHLRQLQH; encoded by the exons ATGGGAAAGTCTCCTTGTCGTGACGAGCGGGAAGGTTTAAAGAAAGGTCCATGGACTGTAGAGGAAGATCGGAAACTGCTTGATTATATTCAGAAACATGGGCATGGTAGATGGAGAATCCTTCCCAATAATGCAG GTCTAAAAAGGTGTGGAAAGAGTTGCCGGCTTCGCTGGACAAACTATTTGAGACCAGACATCAAGAGAGGCAGGTTTtcatttgaagaagaagataccATAATACAACTACACGGTGTTTTGGGAAATAA GTGGTCCGCCATTGCTGCTCACTTGCCGGGAAGAACAGATAACGAGATAAAAAACTATTGGAACACCCACATCAGAAAGAGGCTATTAAGAATGGGAATTGATCCAGTGACTCATACCCCACGGCTCGATCTTCTCGAACTCTACTCCATTCTGAGCTCATCTCTCTAccactcatctcaacttaataaTTTCCCCAGTCAGCAGCCAGGAGTCGGACCTTTAGGAAACCCAAATCTTCAAGGTCTAGCCACAGCTGATCATCTCCTGTCACCCCAATACAAAACAACAGAGATTACTTCTCAGTATGATCCCCAGCAAAACCAATATCACAATACCCTAGTTTCAAACCAGTTCCAGTCTTCCCATCCCATACATGAGCTAAACACGAGTACTTATGCTGCACAAGTAAACCAGCTTCATAGCGCAGTGCAAGAAACTCGACCTTGTGCAGCATCACATGCTCTTAGCACTCCATTTCGAAGGGAACCTCAGCTCACACAAGCAAAATTGGAGCAACTCTCTCCAAATCTTACCAATTTTATCCGCCAAAATGCTCTGACAAACTTGTGGCCGAGTATGGGAGACCAACCAAATTTAGCCAGGAATGACTTTCCTTTGCAAAATGTGGATTCCATTATTGACCCTCAACTTGAAAACGAAATTTTACAGACTAGGAACAATATTGATCAGCAGATACCAAATTACAGTTTTGGCTCGCTGACAACGACAACTTCACCCAGTCCCACTCCCTTATCGTCTACTACAGGCCACCTACGCCAACTGCAGCACTGA
- the LOC108993262 gene encoding universal stress protein PHOS34-like produces MQSQHQHQQQQDSSFDFDPQLPTIKIHHPTSPRHHSSLSAALMSTPTVGASRKIGAAIDLSDESAHAVHWAVQHYIRLGDAVILLHVSPTTVLFGADWGSVDLSISPSDVVGEDGTATNDSKPSKQKLEDDFDAFTASKARDLARPLREAQIPYKIHIVKDHDMRERLCLEVERLGLNVVIMGSRGFGAARRGNNGRLGSVSDYYVHHCVCPVVVVRYPDDKEAGDGSARAVVDVKEEEKEDRKG; encoded by the coding sequence ATGCAATcccaacaccaacaccaacaaCAGCAAGACTCCTCCTTTGACTTCGATCCTCAGCTTCCAACCATCAAAATCCACCATCCGACTTCTCCCCGCCACCACTCTTCCCTGTCCGCAGCACTCATGTCCACCCCCACCGTCGGAGCTAGTCGCAAGATCGGCGCAGCCATCGACCTATCTGACGAGTCTGCCCATGCCGTACACTGGGCCGTCCAGCACTACATACGCCTCGGTGACGCTGTCATCCTACTCCATGTCAGCCCCACAACCGTCCTCTTCGGCGCCGACTGGGGTTCCGTAGACCTCTCCATCTCTCCCTCGGACGTGGTAGGAGAGGACGGCACTGCCACGAACGACTCCAAGCCGTCCAAGCAGAAGCTGGAGGACGATTTCGACGCCTTCACGGCCTCGAAAGCCAGGGATCTTGCGAGGCCCTTGCGGGAGGCGCAGATCCCGTACAAGATTCACATCGTGAAGGACCACGACATGAGGGAGAGGCTCTGTCTGGAGGTCGAGAGGCTGGGCCTCAACGTCGTCATCATGGGGAGCAGGGGATTCGGTGCGGCACGCCGCGGCAACAACGGTAGGCTCGGTAGCGTCAGCGACTACTACGTCCACCACTGTGTCTGTCCTGTCGTCGTGGTTCGGTATCCAGATGACAAAGAGGCCGGCGATGGTAGCGCCAGAGCCGTGGTCGACGTGAAggaagaggagaaagaagaTCGGAAAGGTTAA